A region from the Alosa alosa isolate M-15738 ecotype Scorff River chromosome 7, AALO_Geno_1.1, whole genome shotgun sequence genome encodes:
- the LOC125297292 gene encoding zinc finger protein 431-like isoform X1 — translation MDLGLLFAEPQQMDLRVIVKEDVEEEEDYGHMIPCKDEQDQEEKPFAELNCKTETDLSDYNIIYSKPLQTTSKIEVKVEDEDEHLQEYDCLQESVSEHPHVMQQKIHGQNDELNLQLQGRLHHCTVCRKSFTALKELKKHQKMHLVRVNEKQNSSKKQHKCSHCEKILKTARSLKCHMLIHANIRNHKCAQCGKAFSNPSNLKTHMMLHTGEKPHKCIQCGKAFQNSSNLKTHMMRHTGEKPFKCTQCGKAFRSSQAVKRHMFRHTGEDSHICVQCGKTFARFEYLKHHMLLHSGEKCVQCGRVFRTSEDLERHMLTHGGEKCVQCGRAFKTSEDLERHMLTCTQCGNISPMSTELECKLCEKTFRTSNYLQRHMLTTHTCTQCGKVFPTSTEVKLHMLIHNGVNSHECRLCEKTTTTTSTEHKHHTLPHSDEKPHKCDRCGKAFVHKSLLKSHMRIHTEEKSHLCAQCGKIFLKSSNLKNHMLIHTGEKPHECVQCGKSYSYIRSLKNHMRTHSGEEKDQGRSECVLCGIVVTNIKTHMFLHTGEKPHKCEQCGKAFAQAYYLKTHMLVHTGEKPHKCDHCGKAFAQSANLSSHVLMMHTGKKQQLESSKRQIPNVYILNLPLGGATQ, via the exons ATGGACCTGAGAGTGATTGTGAAAGAAGacgtagaggaggaggaggactatGGCCATATGATTCCCTGCAAAGATGAACAAGACCAAGAAGAAAAGCCCTTTGCAGAGCTtaactgtaaaactgaaacggACTTATCCGACTACAATATTATTTACAGTAAACCACTACAGACAACATCGAAGATTGAGGTGAAGGTCGAAGACGAGGATGAGCATCTACAAGAGTACGATTGTCTGCAGGAAA GTGTATCAGAACACCCACATGTAATGCAACAGAAGATCCATGGACAGAATGATGAACTCAATCTGCAGCTGCAAGGAAGGCTGCACCACTGCACAGTCTGCAGGAAGAGTTTCACAGCCCTGAAAGAACTCAAGAAACACCAGAAGATGCACTTAGTAAGGGTGAATGAAAAGCAGAACTCAAGCAAAAAACAGCATAAATGTTCTCATTGTGAAAAGATACTTAAGACAGCCAGAAGTCTTAAATGCCACATGCTTATACATGCTAACATAAGGAatcataaatgtgcccagtgtggaaaagcattttcGAACCCTTCAaatcttaaaacccacatgatgctccacactggagagaagcctcataaatgtatccagtgtggaaaagcatttcaGAACTCTTCAaatcttaaaacccacatgatgcgtcacacaggagagaagcctttcaaatgtacccagtgtggaaaagcttttagaTCATCGCAAGCTGTTAAGCGCCACATGTTTAGACACACTGGAGAGGACTCTCAtatatgtgtccagtgtggaaaaacaTTTGCGCGTTTTGAATATCTGAAACACCACATGCTTTTACACAGCGGAGAaaagtgtgtccagtgtggaagagTATTTAGAACATCCGAAGATCTTGAAcgccacatgcttacacacgGCGGAGagaaatgtgtccagtgtggaagagCATTTAAAACATCCGAAGATCTTGAACGCCACATGCTTACATGTACCCAGTGTGGAAACATTTCTCCAATGTCCACAGAACTTGAATGCAAGCTGTGTGAAAAAACATTTAGAACATCCAATTATCTTCAACGCCACATGCTTACAACACATACGtgtacccagtgtggaaaagttTTTCCAACGTCCACAGAAGTTAAACTTCACATGCTGATACACAACGGAGTGAATTCCCATGAATGCCGCCTGtgtgaaaaaacaacaacaacaacatcaacagagCATAAACACCATACACTTCCACATAGTGACGAAAAACCTCATAAATGTGACcggtgtggaaaagcttttgtACACAAATCACTTCTCAAAAGCCACATGCGAATACACACCGAAGAGAAGTCTCATttgtgtgcccagtgtggaaaaataTTTCTAAAGTCCTCAAATCTGAAAAACCACATGCTTattcacactggagagaaaccTCATGAATGcgtccagtgtggaaaatcgTATTCGTACATTAGGAGTCTTAAAAACCATATGCGAACACACTCTGGGGAAGAGAAGGATCAGGGGAGAAGtgaatgtgtgctgtgtggaatAGTCGTTACAAATATTAAAACTCACATGTTTCtacatactggagagaagcctcacaaatgtgaacagtgtggaaaagctttcgCACAAGCTTATTATCTTAAAACACATATGCTAGTACACACCGGAGAGAAACCTCATAAATGTGACCattgtggaaaagcttttgcaCAATCGGCAAATCTTAGTAGCCACGTGCTAATGATGCACACTGGTAAGAAACAACAACTGGAAAGCAGTAAACGTCAAATACCAAATGTGTACATTTTAAATCTCCCGCTAGGTGGCGCTACTCAATAA